GAAGAACCAGCTGCTGAAGAAAAAACTGCTGAAGAAAAAACTGCTGAAGAAAAAACTGCTGAAGAAAAAACTGCTGAAGAACCGGCTGCTGAAGAACCAGCTGCTGAACAAGATGAAATAAAATCTTAATGTTTGAATCAAACTAATAAAATTCTCATAGGACATGTTGCAAAATGCCATGGATTACATGGCCTTTTTAGTATAAAACTAAATACTCCTATTGATTTATTTCAATTATTTATAAATACTCAAATCATATATATTGAAAACAATATAAATCCCATGTGTATTCAAAGTATACAGCTAAACTCAAAAGTATTTATAAAAGTCAAAACAAAAGAAATTACTAATAGAGAAAATGCTAAAGATCTTTTGAGAAAAAACATATACATTAAAATAGGTGATCATCCAATAATAGATGAAGCGTTTAACAAAAAAAATCAGCTAATTAATTATAAAATGTTTGACAAAACGCAAGGCTTAATTGGTGAAATTGTTGAAATTAATCATAATAGTCCTCAACCATTATTTATTGTTAAAAGAGATGATAAAAGTATTCCAATTCCCTTTGTTGAAGAAATAATAATGGAAATTAATGAAAACAATAATATAATCAATGTTGATTTACCTGAAGGTTTAATCGAAATATGTAGTGAATAAATAATAATTTTTTAAATTTAGAAAAAAAGCACCATGAAAAAATACATTTTAATCATCACTCTAATAATATTTTCGAGTAT
The sequence above is a segment of the Flavobacteriales bacterium TMED191 genome. Coding sequences within it:
- the rimM gene encoding 16S rRNA processing protein RimM — its product is MNQTNKILIGHVAKCHGLHGLFSIKLNTPIDLFQLFINTQIIYIENNINPMCIQSIQLNSKVFIKVKTKEITNRENAKDLLRKNIYIKIGDHPIIDEAFNKKNQLINYKMFDKTQGLIGEIVEINHNSPQPLFIVKRDDKSIPIPFVEEIIMEINENNNIINVDLPEGLIEICSE